One genomic window of Polyangium aurulentum includes the following:
- a CDS encoding vWA domain-containing protein produces MNNRSALPFALLALFISSVGAGAAACSGGDEPRTTGDTSSVGGSGGGGAGGAGPGGGPSNPPNALPPDGTPEATSQGPQVACDKLDPQKPAIVSFGAEDSNAMGGPPHIREILELGLGIEPWTGEARRYEMLNYYRIDYPAPAVGQISLFPELAATKTPDELDFQLGVRSFDAQMPRRPMTLTFVVDTSDSMLGPGMTRARAAVQAVAKSLSAGDVVNVVTWNKESAAVLSGHAVSGPNDATLLGVADKLEPNGSTDLHNALVSGYALAEQHYGPDRLNRVILISDGGAGISEPDAALIAEKSVDESKEGIYLVAVGTGPALSFNERPLRIAADRGRGAYVYLDKPEEAARMFVERFDETMEIAARDVMVELTLPWYFQARGGEAFNEEAKDDPQHLAPSDAMIFSRVLEACDASTINPDDDITVRVKWKIPLTLVEQQAELTMTVQSLLDATKDGLPKGKAILAYAEALRMPSQKALAAARALALEANPAGTDADLAEIISLIEKHPQY; encoded by the coding sequence ATGAACAATCGATCCGCTCTTCCTTTCGCGCTCCTCGCGCTTTTCATCTCCTCCGTCGGCGCAGGCGCTGCCGCGTGCTCCGGCGGTGACGAGCCGAGAACCACGGGCGATACGTCATCCGTCGGCGGCTCGGGAGGGGGCGGCGCGGGCGGCGCAGGGCCCGGCGGTGGCCCGAGCAATCCCCCGAACGCGCTCCCCCCCGACGGCACCCCCGAAGCGACCAGCCAGGGCCCGCAGGTTGCCTGCGACAAACTCGATCCCCAGAAGCCCGCCATCGTTTCCTTCGGGGCAGAGGACTCGAACGCGATGGGCGGACCCCCGCACATCCGCGAGATCCTGGAGCTCGGCCTCGGCATCGAGCCCTGGACGGGCGAGGCGCGCCGCTACGAGATGCTCAATTACTATCGCATCGACTACCCCGCGCCCGCCGTGGGACAGATCTCGCTCTTCCCCGAGCTTGCCGCGACGAAGACGCCGGACGAGCTCGATTTCCAGCTCGGCGTCCGCTCCTTCGACGCGCAGATGCCGCGCCGTCCGATGACCCTCACCTTCGTGGTCGACACCTCCGACTCCATGCTGGGCCCCGGCATGACGCGCGCGCGCGCCGCCGTGCAGGCGGTCGCCAAGAGCCTGTCCGCAGGCGACGTGGTCAACGTGGTCACCTGGAACAAGGAATCCGCCGCCGTGCTGAGCGGCCACGCGGTGAGCGGCCCGAACGACGCCACGCTGCTCGGCGTGGCCGACAAGCTCGAGCCCAACGGCAGCACCGACCTGCACAACGCCCTCGTCTCGGGGTACGCCCTCGCCGAGCAGCACTATGGCCCCGATCGGCTGAACCGCGTCATCCTGATCAGCGACGGCGGCGCGGGCATCTCCGAGCCGGATGCCGCTCTCATCGCCGAAAAATCCGTGGACGAGAGCAAGGAGGGCATCTACCTCGTCGCCGTGGGCACCGGCCCGGCCCTGTCCTTCAACGAAAGGCCCCTGCGAATCGCGGCCGATAGAGGCCGCGGCGCGTATGTCTACCTCGACAAACCCGAGGAGGCCGCGCGCATGTTCGTCGAGCGATTCGACGAGACCATGGAAATCGCGGCCCGCGACGTGATGGTCGAGCTGACGCTCCCCTGGTATTTCCAGGCGCGCGGCGGCGAGGCGTTCAACGAGGAGGCGAAGGACGATCCGCAGCACCTCGCCCCGAGCGACGCGATGATCTTCAGCCGTGTGCTCGAGGCCTGCGACGCCTCGACGATCAACCCGGACGACGACATCACGGTGCGCGTGAAATGGAAGATCCCGCTCACCCTCGTCGAGCAGCAAGCCGAGCTCACGATGACGGTGCAGTCCCTGCTCGACGCGACGAAGGACGGGCTGCCGAAGGGCAAGGCGATCCTGGCCTACGCCGAGGCGCTCCGGATGCCCTCGCAGAAAGCCCTCGCCGCGGCCCGCGCGCTCGCGCTCGAGGCGAATCCCGCGGGCACCGACGCCGATCTCGCCGAGATCATCTCGCTCATCGAGAAGCACCCGCAGTATTGA
- a CDS encoding phytanoyl-CoA dioxygenase family protein, with amino-acid sequence MTATTLTSEAIAQFHRDGFLVMPDFVDRDTCRALRNRADELVRAFDPGEALTIFTTKEQERKIDHYFLGSGDKIRFFFEEEAIGADGHLAVPKERAINKIGHALHDLDPVFAPFSRSPALAGVVQALGVERPLLLQSMYIFKQPGIGGEVRCHQDATFLYTEPPSALGLWFALEDATIENGAMWAIPGGHREGLKSRFRRDKNDQVRTEVLDGSPWPLERLVPLEAAEGTLIVLHGMLPHMSRENRSPRSRHAYTLHVIEAGAHYAEDNWLQRDPSMPPRGFNTAGASR; translated from the coding sequence GTGACAGCCACGACCCTGACGAGCGAGGCCATCGCGCAGTTCCACCGCGACGGCTTTCTGGTGATGCCCGATTTCGTCGACCGAGACACGTGCCGCGCCCTGCGCAATCGGGCCGATGAGCTCGTGCGCGCATTCGACCCGGGCGAGGCGCTCACGATCTTCACGACGAAGGAGCAGGAGCGCAAGATCGACCATTATTTTCTGGGGTCTGGCGACAAGATCCGCTTCTTCTTCGAGGAGGAGGCGATCGGGGCCGACGGCCATCTCGCCGTGCCGAAGGAGCGGGCGATCAACAAGATCGGGCACGCGCTGCACGACCTCGATCCGGTGTTCGCGCCATTCTCGAGGTCGCCGGCGCTCGCGGGCGTGGTGCAGGCGCTCGGGGTCGAGCGGCCGCTTTTGCTCCAGTCGATGTACATCTTCAAGCAGCCCGGGATCGGGGGCGAGGTGCGCTGCCACCAGGACGCGACGTTCCTCTACACCGAGCCGCCGAGCGCCCTCGGGTTATGGTTTGCCCTGGAGGATGCGACGATCGAGAACGGCGCCATGTGGGCGATCCCCGGCGGGCACCGCGAGGGCCTGAAGTCGCGCTTCCGGCGCGACAAGAACGACCAGGTGCGGACGGAGGTGCTCGACGGCTCGCCCTGGCCGCTCGAGAGGCTCGTGCCCCTCGAGGCGGCAGAGGGGACGCTCATCGTGCTGCACGGAATGTTGCCGCACATGAGCCGGGAGAACCGCTCGCCTCGATCCCGGCACGCGTACACGCTGCACGTGATCGAGGCGGGCGCGCATTACGCCGAAGACAACTGGCTCCAGCGCGATCCGTCGATGCCGCCCCGCGGGTTCAATACTGCGGGTGCTTCTCGATGA